AAGTTAGAACCAAGTACTAATTTTGACTGGTGTTATGCCTACAGGTTAATCTCTGTCATGGACCCGACTAGAAGTTGGGCCGCCCGTTGGCTTCGTATTGGTATGCTTCTTTAATTGTTACTGATCCCTTTTAACATTGCTAGTTAATTGTGTCCCTATCATGAATGAAAATGATGATTATTCTGACTTCTAAATATGTAAAACTATGAATCTTACATTTTTATGACGTgatatgtgtgttttatatgtgGAAATAAAAGGTCATTTTCTGACTGATAATATTTCCTTGTCCAGTAATTTTTTCGTGCTTGAGATTTTCATGTTTTTGCTACACCCTACATgatctactatataatatattgattttttttgttcgaGAATTTATCTTTACCTATTAGTTGAGCACCTTTATTGTTTTTAGCCCTTAGGAGCATTTCCAGAAACATTATCCCAAAACTGCAATTCAAGGGCAGGTATATGCCGTGTTTCCTGTTCGCATCTCTTAAGGTTGCAGCCCTTTCTCTATATTGCTAATGCTGGCTTCAATATGAAACTAGATAAGGCTCGTAAGGGAATAAAAAACTGCTCTGGTTTTCTTTAGGCAGTGCATTCATCTGATTTCAGTTGTATGGATtagtagacaaaatatgttAATGTGTCTATGCTTGACTATCTATCCATGCAGCTTCTGTAGTTATTTGAACTGGCCAGTGGCATGCTTTGAATTATACAAATAGTTACATTGTTTCAAGTCTTGGGTAACCAAGAGAAACACAAGGTTATCATTAATTAATAACTTAAATAATGTGGCAGTAATAAAACTGTGCAGATGATGACGCAGTTCAAGTAAACTTGCTTGAAGGATTATCTCTGTGTTCACAGCTGTATTATGTGGTAATCACTTAATTGTCAATAGACAAAAGGTGTTTTCATTGTTTGAGAACATGTGAAATTTTATGAGTTCAGTTCTCTTTCATCCAAGATTCATTTTTCGTAGATTTTTAGACTTTGACTGCAGATAACATACTGACTCACAGATAATATTCTGAATGTACGCTTCCTTACGTGAAaagattatttaaaaaaatgttaatcCATTTTCATTTTACATGCATATATGCTAGAGTTCCATATGCATGAAAGATTTCGCAAAACGCCATTTGTAACCCATTTTGGTTGATTCCTTATTATTGCTCAAAGGATCAGTAATAGGTAGGGATGGCGGGATTTGAACCTGTGCTATTTTAACCCAACACAAATGCGCTACAAAGCTGTGCCACATCCCTTCAAATGTTCTACAGCGTGTTTTAAATATGCTTGTCTAGTTTATGTTGTTATTATTGAAGATAAAAAGATTGGATTCTGATCGTCTCAATCGACATGTATCTGTTCCAACTTGTTCAGGAAAATTTGCTCCTGGTTGCTATACGCTTGCAGTCTCTGAAGCACTGAATCCCGACTTGCAGGTAAGCTATTTCACATCCACCTTCAAGAAATCTGGATCCCACTGCATTACGTTGTTAACTTGTTACCCTTCTATCTCTCTGTCTCATAAGTATCACAATTGGAATCCCCATGTTGAATCTGAAGCTCTTCATTGCAGCCTTAGCAGTGTGTTTTTTCGATTTTTCCTGTCTCCATTAGTATGAATTTGCACCCAATTGTTTTCGAACTCTACTGTTCGCAGATTAATAACCAACTTCAGGTCTATATGAAAGAGAGCATGTTTCTGATTAATAGTGTTTTATGGTGCAGAATATATGTGAAGAAGAGCACGTGCCTTACGTTCTTCCTAAATGTGTCTGACTTGCCACTTGATTGTGCATCCAGCTTATCTACCCTTCCCCTAGTCTTCCTGTTTTATATGCCCTCCACCCCTCTCCCTAGAAAACTGAACGTAGAATATGATAGACCTGCTACAGCGTAAACATTTCATTCTCGACGAATTTTTCTTGTCATGTTGTGTGGATTTGTAGTTTTTGCAGTTTGAGATAATGTGTTAAATTTCAAGCATGATAGGTTGATACTGATCTCTTTTTGACCCTTATAATGTTTCAGATGGTTCTATATATCCATGTTTCAGATGGCATAGTCAATTTCTATTATGTCATTTTTAGGTTGATTAACTAAAATTACTTGTTTATTCCATATTAGTGTGATGTGTAAACTTGTTAAAGTTTTAATCAAATACTAAATAATTACATTTACTaactatttaaaaattattatttaaaaaaattataatatcattattactattaaattgTATTACCAGTACTGCTACATTTTTTCCACTCGAAGTCTCCTATATATTTATTGGGTACGAGCATTAAGGAAGAAAAGATGAGCAGTGTGTAAATTATACCCGTGTGCCATGTCTTGTTAGAAAGAGAGAAAACTTAAAACTTATATAGGAGTGCAATTAAAAGctcttattattttctaatatgAAATGAGACCTTGGTAATAGGACGACTCAAGTGACCTAGTCTAAGTCTGTGCCATATTTTAAGGAATAGAAAAACCATTTTGATACTAAGCTAAAAAATTGTGTACTAATGAATATAGTTGGTGTGGTGGTTTAGcaaaaaaaattgcattttGAGAAATTTTCGTGTGCATTACTTCTTAAACATGATTTTTTATAGTTGAAAGTTGAGATTTAGATATTTATCTAATATCAAATCTTAAACTTAACTGAGAATTTAAAAGATTATTGTTCAATTTGTCGAAGTTCTGAAAGAATAATCAAAATTCGCATAATAAATATCTACTCCATATACCAATACCATATAAAGTAGTACAGTAATCTCAGAACCAACAGTCCAACACCCAAATAGCTTCATACAAAACACATTGACAGACCAGAGAAGGGTACCAAAACCCATCTTTGGTGATAAAATTAATAAGTTTTGCATCATTTCTTGAGGTGGGGAAAACAAGTTAAGAGGTCAGCTTTCGGATGCTTTGCTTCAGCATGCTCCTTGCATTTAACCTCCGACGTAGTGCAGATAAACGTTTGCATGCAAACCTTGCACTGGAAACAAGATTTGAACCGGCATAGATTAGAAAGATGGTTGCAACACAACAATCTTGCAAAATAAAGCATAACAGGATACAACACTAATGGACAATAAGTCTGGGTGATGGGCTGGCCATTTCACATGGTAAAAGTAATGCTTGTTCTTTTTCTTTCCTGATTTTCAATCTTTTGTTTGAGATATTTACAGATTACTacaatcgaactctaaaagttTTTAATGTGATCAAAGAAGAAATTATCACAACATAATTTTCAAGAACAAAGCAACTTTCATGATTCGTACATATTCAACCAACTACATCAGACATCTGATTCAAAATAAAAGATCAGCCTGATGTTAATCATAATATCTGACTGACAAACATACTTCACACTGAAACCTGctaatttaattcatttccgCAAGCAAAGTTCCATGTGCACAACTCGCTGATGATTGTTTATGAACAGAGTACTACTCAAGAGAAAAGGATGCATTCCCTAGATAAGTAGTCAAGACGTGGTGAAGAGCACACTTATTCGTATTCACATTATTATGGGGAATCACAGATCACAGACAATCGTGTTAACTCCATCACCACCAAGTCAAAGTAAAAGCTATGTGATGAAAAGCAGCACCATTCCAAATGCACATAATACTGAATCCTTCCATTACTATTCAGGATTCTGTATTTATTTCATCATATGGATTCTTCAAGCATAACCCTTTCAACAAGatacaaatcaagaaagttATCTCAAACTGTAGAGATAATTAAGGGCTTTAATATATGCCATGTTTTAACACATCTTGctaaacactaaattcaatctATGTAAGGGCTGTtcagtttgcaagattatatctcgGGTTTAAATATGTGTTGTGTTTGgctcatgagattgaatctcacaactcaatcctagatggataatcatgtgataatttgtCATAGCCACCCcctccaattaaaataatctcacaactcaatcctagactACATCTTGAGATTTTGTCTAACAATCTAAACAGCCACGCATGCAGACTATTAATCTTAAATAGTAAACCGTCCCCTCTCGATGAAAAATCAGGAGTGATGTTGACAAATTGCTTGTTTGTTATTGTATGTTCTGAATAAAACCCTCCCCAGAAGCAGTGAAATCACCACTTCATCTACTTCAAATCACATCTCCATCATTGatcaaaatcacaaattcacaatacTTTTATCTCTCCCAACCTTCTGACATTTCCTCCTGATAATCAGAATTGAAGCAACAACGGTCAGTTTGAATCATATGCTTTCATAATATTGAACCAAGTTGAGATGCTGAATGTAACACAACACCGAAAGGAGTGAAAAAAAGCAAAACAAAACAACTAATAAGTAATAAGCCAAAGCAACCCAAGTTCGgaactttatttaaaaattctagaaattggggatttaaacTTATAGGTGGAGATAAACAAAAGGAAACAACAGAAAacatgaagagagagagagagagaggaaccTGAATGCTCATGGCCTTCTTGTTGGCGTCAAGTTGACTTCCTGCACCTAAACCACAGACAGAAGTTTGAGTAATCCATCTAATCACCCCTTCCGATCAAACAATACGTATCAAAGAAACAGAAATTCGgtaataaaatggaaaatatacCCTTTGCGCCTTTCATTTTTTCCTGATTCTTTTCCCGAGCCATTTTCGTTTTCTGGGCATTGCCTCCTCCCATCCTTTCTCCCTCAGCGTGTGCCTGCGTATCTTCTCTTTTGAAGCCTGCACGGAGAAGCACGAAATTCTGCTAATTGGAAACCCTAATTGAAATAGAGAAAGGTAAAGTGATTTGGGGAAGATAACGTTACAGTGCACAATACGCGTGAGCAACAAATCAACGTGTTCTTTTcaattactacctccg
This sequence is a window from Salvia splendens isolate huo1 chromosome 5, SspV2, whole genome shotgun sequence. Protein-coding genes within it:
- the LOC121805572 gene encoding uncharacterized protein At2g23090-like, whose product is MGGGNAQKTKMAREKNQEKMKGAKGAGSQLDANKKAMSIQCKVCMQTFICTTSEVKCKEHAEAKHPKADLLTCFPHLKK